In Limisalsivibrio acetivorans, one genomic interval encodes:
- a CDS encoding (R)-mandelonitrile lyase, whose protein sequence is MKITKRGTQGSLHGPREYFTGEVRIDPLFLEAEEPSRATGALVTFKPGARTAWHAHPAGQSLIITSGEGRAQSAGGDIRTIQAGDVVWFPAGEKHWHGASPDAEMSHIAIQEKIEDSSVEWMEHVTDNQYHGNEVNNENT, encoded by the coding sequence ATGAAGATTACAAAGAGAGGAACACAGGGTTCTTTACATGGTCCGCGCGAATATTTCACAGGCGAGGTTCGTATCGATCCTTTGTTTCTGGAAGCGGAGGAACCTTCAAGGGCTACAGGAGCTCTTGTCACTTTCAAGCCTGGCGCCAGGACAGCATGGCATGCCCATCCGGCGGGGCAGTCCCTGATTATAACATCTGGCGAAGGCCGTGCCCAGAGTGCGGGTGGCGATATCCGGACTATACAGGCAGGTGATGTCGTATGGTTTCCTGCCGGTGAGAAGCATTGGCACGGTGCTTCACCGGACGCTGAGATGTCTCATATCGCTATCCAGGAAAAGATTGAAGACTCCTCTGTGGAATGGATGGAGCATGTGACCGACAATCAGTATCACGGCAATGAGGTGAATAATGAAAATACGTAA
- the gdhA gene encoding NADP-specific glutamate dehydrogenase has protein sequence MENMTPKIKDIYKQVISRNPGEVEFHQAVAEVLESLGQVIEKYPEYADHKIIERICEPERQIIFRVPWADDKGNIHINRGFRVEFNSALGPYKGGLRFHESVYLGIIKFLGFEQIFKNALTGLPIGGGKGGSDFNPKGRSDDEIMRFCQSFMTELYRHIGEYTDVPAGDIGVGGREVGYMFGQYKRITNRYEAGVLTGKGLSWGGSLVRTEATGYGAVYFVNEMLKTRNDSLAGKTCSVSGSGNVAIYTTEKINQLGGKVVTLSDSNGYIYDEDGIDLELVKNLKEIERRRIKDYCQYRKNAVYKQGGNIWEIPCEVAMPSATQNELNLADAEILVKNGLIAVGEGANMPTTPDGARFFLNNNVLFGPGKAANAGGVATSALEMQQNASRDSWTFEYTEERLQDIMKNIHNSCYEQAEEFGCPGNYITGANIAGFRKVADAMISLGLI, from the coding sequence ATGGAGAACATGACACCGAAGATTAAAGATATCTATAAGCAGGTAATTTCTAGAAATCCGGGCGAAGTCGAGTTTCATCAAGCTGTAGCGGAAGTTCTTGAATCACTGGGACAGGTTATCGAAAAATATCCAGAGTATGCTGATCATAAAATCATTGAGCGCATATGCGAGCCTGAGCGCCAGATCATTTTCAGGGTCCCCTGGGCTGATGATAAAGGAAACATACACATTAACAGAGGTTTCCGTGTAGAATTCAACTCTGCACTTGGGCCATACAAAGGGGGACTGAGGTTTCACGAGTCCGTTTACCTGGGTATCATTAAATTCCTCGGATTCGAGCAGATCTTCAAAAATGCCCTCACCGGACTACCCATAGGCGGCGGAAAGGGTGGATCCGATTTTAACCCTAAAGGACGTTCCGACGATGAAATCATGCGCTTCTGTCAATCCTTCATGACAGAGCTTTACAGGCACATTGGCGAATACACAGATGTACCCGCAGGTGATATAGGGGTTGGCGGCAGAGAGGTCGGTTACATGTTCGGCCAGTACAAAAGGATAACGAACAGATATGAGGCAGGCGTCCTTACCGGAAAAGGACTAAGCTGGGGAGGCTCCCTAGTGCGTACAGAGGCCACTGGATACGGCGCTGTATATTTCGTGAATGAGATGCTTAAAACAAGAAACGACAGCCTCGCAGGCAAAACATGCTCGGTGTCAGGGTCCGGTAATGTTGCAATATATACCACAGAAAAGATCAATCAGCTCGGTGGCAAGGTTGTAACCCTTTCTGATTCAAATGGATATATTTACGATGAAGACGGTATCGATCTCGAGCTTGTAAAGAATCTCAAGGAGATTGAGCGCAGAAGGATCAAGGATTATTGTCAATACCGCAAGAATGCAGTTTACAAGCAGGGAGGAAACATCTGGGAGATCCCCTGCGAGGTAGCGATGCCTTCCGCAACCCAAAACGAGCTGAACCTGGCTGATGCTGAAATACTTGTCAAAAACGGTCTTATTGCCGTAGGGGAAGGCGCTAACATGCCGACAACACCCGACGGCGCCCGTTTCTTCCTTAATAATAACGTCCTCTTCGGGCCTGGGAAAGCTGCAAATGCTGGCGGTGTAGCAACATCTGCCCTGGAAATGCAACAGAACGCAAGCCGAGACTCATGGACATTTGAGTACACAGAAGAGAGGCTTCAGGATATTATGAAGAATATCCACAACTCCTGCTATGAGCAGGCAGAAGAATTCGGGTGTCCCGGAAACTATATAACCGGTGCGAACATTGCAGGTTTCCGCAAAGTCGCAGATGCTATGATATCCCTCGGTCTTATATAA
- a CDS encoding cyclophilin-like fold protein translates to MNGKILIALIIVLAAFFTTGTALSTEMRNGLPLSNMKVRITSGEHTAKFRLYDTKGAKDFYEQLPLKLELTNFRDAQWMFYPPKKLSVTAKEAYHDGKKGELSYYAPWGDVFMLYKDFYAGDNMHRLGINLAGKEVIEHMSGSITVERIEDKTDGSNNAMRISVESNGKTTVFELNGSDAALELYDQLPMDIKVEDYSNDEKIFYPPEKLSTENTPKADSKKGSLAYFAPWGDVVMFYKDFGSASGLYELGKAVSGTENIKEMSGTIRIKKGN, encoded by the coding sequence ATGAACGGAAAGATACTTATTGCCCTTATAATTGTACTCGCGGCATTCTTCACAACCGGCACAGCCCTGTCCACGGAGATGAGAAACGGCCTCCCCCTTTCGAATATGAAGGTGCGGATAACCTCAGGCGAGCATACAGCGAAATTCCGTCTTTACGATACGAAGGGGGCAAAGGATTTTTACGAACAACTCCCCCTCAAGCTTGAGCTCACAAACTTTCGTGATGCCCAGTGGATGTTTTATCCTCCGAAGAAACTTAGTGTTACAGCCAAAGAGGCTTACCACGACGGTAAAAAGGGTGAACTTAGCTACTACGCCCCGTGGGGCGATGTGTTCATGCTCTACAAGGACTTCTACGCTGGCGACAATATGCACAGACTCGGGATTAACCTTGCCGGAAAAGAGGTAATCGAACACATGTCCGGCAGTATCACCGTTGAGAGAATCGAAGACAAGACAGACGGGAGTAATAATGCGATGAGGATAAGTGTTGAATCAAACGGAAAAACTACAGTTTTCGAGCTGAACGGTAGTGATGCGGCTCTAGAGCTGTATGACCAGCTCCCTATGGATATAAAGGTGGAGGACTACAGCAATGATGAGAAGATCTTCTATCCGCCGGAGAAGCTCAGCACTGAAAATACCCCAAAGGCAGACAGCAAAAAGGGGAGCCTGGCTTATTTTGCCCCATGGGGTGATGTTGTGATGTTCTATAAGGACTTCGGGTCAGCATCAGGATTGTATGAGCTTGGCAAAGCGGTATCCGGGACAGAGAATATCAAAGAGATGTCAGGTACAATAAGGATAAAAAAGGGGAACTGA
- a CDS encoding TetR/AcrR family transcriptional regulator, producing the protein MKNTQETGYQARKQTRRTGAPSGPRKAEERRAALIDAASRLFVEKGYSHTTMEEIASAASFAKGTLYHYFANKEELLKALRGDFERKVMARIRPAVESCGEDDWIGRLKAWIHSAVDAYFEMHELHDTVIYGSGMPFRNAMADAEITRYLQSLISEGAQAGAWDAGDSHWTAVVMFYSFRGGCDEAILGAQPAERIPEKLFDLFCRILGIRD; encoded by the coding sequence ATGAAAAACACTCAGGAAACCGGGTATCAGGCACGGAAGCAAACCAGAAGAACAGGGGCCCCTTCCGGCCCCAGAAAGGCAGAGGAAAGGCGTGCAGCACTTATTGATGCTGCGTCCCGTCTTTTTGTGGAGAAGGGCTACAGCCATACCACCATGGAAGAGATAGCGTCGGCGGCCTCCTTTGCCAAGGGGACGCTGTATCACTATTTCGCAAACAAAGAGGAGCTTTTGAAGGCTCTGCGTGGGGATTTTGAAAGGAAGGTAATGGCAAGGATCCGCCCCGCTGTTGAGAGTTGTGGGGAGGACGACTGGATCGGAAGGCTGAAGGCGTGGATACATTCAGCCGTTGATGCCTATTTCGAGATGCATGAACTCCATGATACGGTTATTTATGGCTCCGGTATGCCCTTTCGCAACGCTATGGCGGATGCGGAGATAACCCGGTATCTGCAATCCCTGATTAGTGAAGGAGCTCAGGCGGGGGCATGGGACGCGGGGGATTCCCATTGGACTGCCGTTGTTATGTTCTACAGCTTCCGTGGGGGGTGTGATGAGGCGATCCTCGGAGCACAGCCCGCAGAAAGGATACCCGAAAAGCTGTTTGACCTCTTCTGCCGGATTCTAGGCATCAGAGACTGA
- a CDS encoding cupin domain-containing protein, translating into MFVENLENIDSVEMNIEGALNVMKQAAVGKKEGWGDHVMRVFTITDKGHTPKHSHEWPHINYIIEGEGVLHMDGVDHPVRKGSVAYVPAGTEHQFKSASSEVFRFVCIVPEEGEG; encoded by the coding sequence ATGTTTGTGGAAAATCTTGAGAATATCGATTCAGTTGAGATGAATATTGAAGGGGCTCTTAATGTGATGAAGCAGGCCGCTGTGGGCAAGAAAGAGGGGTGGGGCGATCATGTTATGCGTGTTTTCACCATAACTGACAAAGGGCATACCCCTAAGCATTCCCACGAATGGCCGCATATTAACTATATAATCGAAGGTGAAGGTGTTCTGCATATGGACGGGGTTGATCATCCTGTCAGGAAAGGCTCTGTGGCGTATGTCCCTGCCGGGACAGAGCACCAGTTTAAGAGTGCCTCGAGCGAAGTGTTCAGGTTTGTATGCATAGTGCCGGAGGAAGGTGAGGGCTGA
- a CDS encoding AraC family transcriptional regulator, with protein MDNNYYHTAQRQLADTIDELTKGKNMLETGIPGVILHRWNYPTEPVSYMHDPSICVIAQGRKQVVLGSETYIYDDNHFLVSSLDLPIIANILEASEDKPYLGITCHLDKQAIAHLLVDTDLPSKPCKEPCASMAVGEVTQPMLNIFLNLVNLVKEPEQIKILAPLYHKELLIRLLGSEQGPRLRDIARNGSRENQVARAIDWLKENYSEQLRIESLASHVMMSASSLHHNFREMTNMSPLQYQKWIRLHEARRLMLTERMDVSNAAFEVGYESPSQFSREYKRMFGNPPLRDIKLMNMQ; from the coding sequence ATGGACAACAACTATTATCACACGGCTCAAAGGCAACTTGCAGACACCATTGATGAACTGACAAAAGGGAAGAATATGCTTGAAACCGGCATTCCCGGAGTGATCCTGCATCGATGGAACTACCCCACAGAGCCTGTGAGTTACATGCACGACCCAAGCATATGCGTAATAGCACAGGGAAGGAAGCAGGTTGTCCTCGGCAGCGAGACGTACATCTACGATGACAATCATTTTCTCGTATCCTCACTCGATCTCCCCATCATCGCAAACATCTTAGAGGCAAGCGAGGATAAACCCTATCTAGGCATAACATGCCATCTGGATAAACAGGCAATTGCCCATCTCCTTGTGGATACGGATCTTCCGAGCAAACCATGCAAGGAACCATGCGCCAGTATGGCCGTAGGCGAGGTGACTCAGCCGATGCTGAATATCTTCCTTAACCTCGTAAACCTTGTTAAGGAGCCGGAGCAGATAAAAATCCTCGCTCCCCTTTATCATAAGGAGCTTCTGATAAGACTTCTCGGGAGTGAGCAGGGTCCGAGGCTTCGTGATATTGCCCGGAACGGAAGCAGAGAGAATCAGGTAGCCCGTGCGATTGACTGGCTTAAAGAGAATTACAGCGAACAGTTGAGAATCGAAAGCCTTGCATCCCATGTCATGATGAGTGCCTCCTCCCTTCATCACAACTTCCGTGAGATGACGAATATGAGCCCCCTGCAGTATCAGAAGTGGATAAGGCTCCATGAAGCGCGCAGACTGATGCTGACAGAGAGGATGGATGTCTCTAATGCGGCCTTTGAGGTGGGCTATGAAAGTCCATCCCAGTTCAGCAGAGAGTACAAAAGGATGTTCGGCAACCCTCCCCTGCGTGACATCAAGCTCATGAACATGCAGTAG
- a CDS encoding alpha/beta hydrolase gives MMRKEGFISKTFLTKLVMMAAVSIGLVGVSGSIAYAENPEGWDKTFNKSNKVYHEKVAYHNKYGIRIVADLYTPKGMDRSKKHPALVVGPPYGGVKEQGPGRYAQKMAKLGYVAIAFDPSYNGESGGYPRQVSSPDVFSEDFSAGVDYLGTRPFVDRERIGAIGICGSGAFSISAAQVDTRIKAVATVSMYDMTRVKAKGWKDSMTEEQRRAHLDAIGEQRWKEFNGGEVKTLGLPDYIDEDTDPITREFYEYYKMPRGFHPRSTTHFTMVSDASFMNYQLFNHIEKVSPRPILFIMGENAHSRYFTEDAYEMAAEPKELYVVPGAGHVDLYDKMDLIPFDKLKTFFDENLK, from the coding sequence ATGATGAGAAAAGAAGGATTCATTTCAAAGACCTTTCTTACAAAGCTCGTAATGATGGCAGCGGTTAGTATAGGGCTGGTTGGCGTATCAGGAAGCATAGCCTACGCCGAAAATCCCGAAGGATGGGACAAAACCTTCAACAAGAGCAACAAGGTTTACCACGAGAAGGTAGCCTACCACAACAAATACGGGATAAGGATAGTAGCCGACCTATACACTCCCAAGGGGATGGACAGATCGAAGAAACACCCCGCACTGGTCGTAGGCCCTCCCTACGGAGGGGTTAAAGAGCAGGGCCCCGGAAGGTATGCACAGAAAATGGCGAAACTCGGCTACGTTGCCATCGCCTTCGACCCCTCATACAACGGTGAGAGCGGCGGCTACCCCAGGCAGGTATCCTCACCCGATGTTTTCTCAGAGGACTTCAGCGCCGGAGTAGACTATCTCGGAACCCGCCCCTTCGTTGACAGAGAAAGAATCGGCGCCATCGGAATATGCGGAAGCGGAGCTTTCTCAATCAGTGCTGCCCAGGTTGATACACGCATCAAGGCTGTGGCCACTGTAAGCATGTACGATATGACCAGGGTTAAGGCAAAGGGATGGAAGGACTCCATGACCGAAGAACAGCGCAGAGCTCATCTTGATGCCATAGGTGAACAGCGCTGGAAGGAATTCAACGGTGGAGAAGTGAAAACTCTCGGCCTCCCGGACTACATCGATGAGGACACCGACCCCATCACAAGGGAGTTCTACGAATACTACAAGATGCCCAGAGGCTTCCACCCCAGATCCACTACTCACTTTACAATGGTTAGCGATGCTTCCTTTATGAACTATCAACTCTTTAACCATATTGAAAAGGTATCACCCCGCCCCATCCTCTTCATCATGGGTGAGAATGCTCACTCACGCTACTTCACCGAGGATGCCTATGAAATGGCGGCTGAGCCGAAGGAGCTTTATGTCGTTCCCGGTGCAGGGCATGTAGACCTTTATGACAAGATGGATCTTATACCCTTTGATAAACTCAAGACGTTCTTTGATGAAAACCTGAAATAG
- a CDS encoding carboxymuconolactone decarboxylase family protein produces MKIRKLMTIMATAVITFAAAAGAHAEKYEALSGKQLSIIEISAFTANGNLEKLEPAFVDGLEAGLTVNEIKEMIVHIYAYAGFPRALNSQTLFMKLMDKRKGQGIKDEEGRSASPVPEDLNRDLYGAKVRAKLSGVDEIPPEAKWQRFNPVMDRFLKEHLFADIFVRDVLSHKTRELVTISALASISGTAGQLRYHLNAAMNVGNSEKELKDFVSVIKDKVGSKEGGIAEEVLSDVLESRK; encoded by the coding sequence ATGAAAATACGTAAGTTAATGACAATAATGGCCACAGCGGTTATCACATTCGCTGCGGCGGCTGGAGCCCATGCAGAGAAGTATGAGGCGCTTTCGGGTAAACAGTTGAGTATAATAGAGATATCCGCATTCACGGCCAACGGTAACCTCGAAAAACTCGAACCCGCTTTTGTGGATGGTCTTGAAGCAGGACTCACAGTTAATGAGATCAAAGAGATGATCGTCCATATATACGCCTATGCCGGCTTCCCAAGAGCACTTAACAGCCAGACGCTCTTCATGAAACTTATGGATAAGAGAAAGGGGCAGGGGATTAAGGATGAGGAAGGAAGGTCCGCAAGTCCCGTTCCGGAGGATCTTAACAGGGATCTCTACGGTGCAAAGGTTAGGGCGAAGCTCTCCGGTGTTGATGAGATACCCCCGGAGGCGAAATGGCAAAGGTTCAACCCTGTCATGGATCGGTTCCTGAAGGAACATCTCTTTGCTGATATATTTGTCCGTGATGTTCTTAGCCATAAAACAAGAGAGCTGGTTACAATCTCTGCACTGGCAAGCATCAGCGGGACAGCTGGGCAGCTAAGGTATCACCTTAATGCTGCTATGAATGTTGGCAACAGTGAGAAAGAGTTAAAGGACTTTGTTTCTGTTATCAAGGATAAGGTTGGTTCCAAGGAAGGGGGAATCGCAGAAGAGGTTCTCTCTGACGTGCTTGAAAGCAGGAAATAA
- a CDS encoding GlxA family transcriptional regulator, with amino-acid sequence MRNITILLHDNVMLSSLALPLDIFNAAGVFWNMLNEKEPTPFFKVKTVTFDGNPVRTYFGTDVKPDMSIHEAEESGTIIIPPSDADLTLAPETISWLIESHQKGVHIASFCLGTFLLAQTGLLKNKHATTHWGYADRFRQQYPNIKLDTDQLITDEGDLFTAGGANAGGDLALYLIAKYVEKEAAFQTAKVMVMDMDRSSQAPYLMFRIEKIHGDKEVLKIQNWLEKNFRNPISVDLLADKAAMTRRTFERRFKNATGYSPLRYIQRIRIEHAKQLLEKGGTTFDEITYTVGYEDSSTFGKIFKLATGLSPNSYKKRYSYAFRALQ; translated from the coding sequence ATGAGAAACATCACCATATTGCTGCATGACAATGTCATGCTTTCATCTCTCGCACTCCCGTTGGATATTTTTAACGCCGCCGGTGTTTTCTGGAATATGCTGAATGAAAAAGAGCCGACCCCTTTTTTTAAAGTCAAGACCGTGACGTTTGACGGAAATCCGGTCAGAACCTACTTCGGGACGGATGTTAAACCGGACATGTCCATTCATGAAGCCGAGGAAAGCGGAACCATCATCATTCCGCCCTCAGATGCGGATCTGACGTTGGCGCCTGAAACCATATCATGGCTCATCGAGTCGCACCAAAAAGGCGTGCATATCGCCAGTTTCTGCCTGGGCACCTTTCTGTTGGCACAAACCGGCCTTCTAAAAAATAAACACGCAACCACACACTGGGGATATGCCGACCGGTTCCGCCAACAATACCCAAATATCAAATTAGACACAGATCAACTGATTACCGATGAAGGCGATCTTTTTACCGCTGGCGGTGCGAACGCCGGGGGAGATCTGGCGCTGTATCTCATAGCGAAATACGTTGAAAAAGAGGCTGCCTTTCAAACGGCAAAAGTCATGGTGATGGATATGGATCGCAGTTCTCAGGCTCCATATCTGATGTTCCGGATCGAAAAGATTCATGGGGACAAGGAGGTTCTGAAAATTCAGAATTGGCTCGAGAAGAACTTTAGGAATCCAATCAGCGTGGACCTGCTGGCCGACAAAGCGGCCATGACCCGTAGAACCTTTGAGCGTCGTTTTAAAAATGCCACGGGTTATTCGCCCCTACGATATATTCAGCGAATCCGAATTGAACATGCAAAACAGCTCCTTGAAAAAGGCGGGACAACCTTTGATGAAATCACCTACACCGTGGGGTATGAAGACAGCAGCACCTTTGGGAAAATCTTTAAGCTGGCAACTGGACTATCCCCTAATTCATACAAGAAAAGATACAGTTATGCATTCAGGGCATTGCAGTAG
- a CDS encoding cytochrome P460 family protein, with product MLVACTASASLADGSLVSFPDDFKEGVLYFTRDRGALTEYLYTTRKAIEAAKADAPFPSGTVITLVEYYRDSGELKRYVVMEKRAGWGSEYPEDIRNGEWEYQAFNPDKTVQKDESLERCFSCHKSMADNDYVFTVDEMKDE from the coding sequence ATGCTGGTTGCTTGTACAGCGTCAGCTTCTCTGGCAGACGGCAGTTTGGTGAGCTTTCCCGATGACTTCAAAGAGGGGGTCTTGTACTTCACCAGGGACAGGGGGGCGCTCACCGAGTATCTCTACACTACCAGGAAAGCTATTGAAGCGGCAAAGGCAGACGCACCCTTTCCCAGTGGAACAGTTATAACCCTTGTGGAGTATTACAGAGACAGTGGTGAGCTGAAACGCTACGTTGTTATGGAGAAAAGAGCGGGATGGGGGAGTGAATACCCTGAGGATATAAGAAACGGCGAGTGGGAGTATCAGGCTTTCAACCCTGACAAAACCGTACAGAAGGATGAGTCGTTAGAAAGATGTTTCTCATGCCATAAGTCAATGGCTGATAACGATTATGTATTCACCGTAGACGAAATGAAAGACGAGTAG
- a CDS encoding molybdopterin-containing oxidoreductase family protein, translating into MNKVRRSYCGLCHPRCGTLLHYEGDRVVKVTGDPDHPINKGKLCERGKLMLDHLYHPDRLNYPMKRVGKKGEGKWERISWDRALDEVAEKLSELKDKYGAETLTFTHGTKRTYHWDCRRFYNLFGSPNTCGVNNICMCPSYATEYATYGGMILGSEVPGAKCIVLWGCNASQSNPNLLYPFIVHARNNGAKLIVIDPRKTKEAEKADFWLSIRPGTDLALMLGWIRLIIEENLYDHEFVSNWTTGFEELKKEVEEYTLEKVSEITSIEPELIAESARMYAITSPAVIPFGLGLDKQGINSTQCARGRAILRAITGNLEIPGGEVFTLAGDVGKIRDWTYLEANDVLPESQRKKQIGADKYPFFGFPGWEMNSAANEKLPEGYMAPPEGWHSNLAHAREVMNAIITEEPYPVKAAITLANNPLLALPDTNKVFKALKKLELYVVVDYYMTPSAAMADYVFPAASTVETSELWLTNRFCVACPKGVEPLYERRNSYDFYRGLGIRLGQEEHWPWKTIEEVYDHCLEPVGLNFNKLVEQYGFFGDMEYRRYEKYGFGTPSGKVELKSSIFEKLGADPLPRYKEPKWSPNQEISKEYPLVLITGSRFMPMYHSEQRQIEKARKRMPEPLVSINPETAERLGLSEGDWAVISTPLGSIRQRVKLSDAMKPDMVDAQHSWWFPERKEALPELFGVFESNANILCPDDHEFCSPEIGSWPHSALMCKIEKE; encoded by the coding sequence ATGAACAAAGTTCGCAGGAGCTACTGCGGTCTCTGTCATCCAAGATGCGGAACCCTTCTTCACTACGAAGGTGACAGGGTTGTCAAGGTAACCGGAGACCCGGACCATCCTATAAATAAAGGTAAACTATGTGAACGGGGCAAACTTATGCTTGACCACCTTTACCACCCCGACCGCCTGAACTACCCGATGAAGCGTGTCGGAAAGAAGGGGGAGGGTAAATGGGAGCGTATATCATGGGACCGGGCCCTTGACGAGGTCGCAGAGAAACTGTCTGAGCTTAAGGATAAATACGGAGCGGAGACACTCACCTTCACCCATGGCACTAAACGGACATACCACTGGGACTGCCGAAGGTTTTATAACCTCTTCGGCTCGCCGAACACCTGCGGTGTAAATAACATATGTATGTGCCCGAGCTACGCCACAGAATACGCCACCTACGGCGGAATGATACTCGGCAGTGAGGTTCCGGGAGCAAAATGTATAGTCCTCTGGGGATGTAACGCCTCCCAGTCGAACCCAAACCTGCTTTACCCCTTCATCGTTCATGCACGCAATAACGGTGCAAAACTCATTGTCATAGATCCCAGAAAGACAAAGGAAGCAGAGAAAGCCGACTTCTGGCTTTCCATACGTCCAGGGACAGACCTTGCACTAATGCTTGGATGGATCAGGCTAATCATAGAAGAGAACCTGTACGATCATGAATTCGTTTCAAACTGGACAACCGGTTTCGAAGAACTGAAGAAGGAGGTCGAGGAATACACACTTGAAAAGGTTTCTGAGATCACTTCTATTGAACCTGAGCTTATTGCTGAATCTGCAAGGATGTACGCAATAACCAGCCCCGCAGTAATCCCCTTCGGACTGGGCTTAGACAAGCAGGGCATAAACTCCACCCAATGCGCAAGGGGAAGGGCTATCCTAAGAGCGATCACAGGAAACCTTGAAATCCCCGGCGGAGAGGTTTTCACCCTAGCCGGCGATGTGGGCAAAATAAGAGACTGGACATACCTCGAAGCTAACGACGTCCTCCCCGAAAGCCAGAGGAAGAAGCAGATCGGCGCAGATAAATACCCCTTCTTCGGGTTTCCCGGCTGGGAGATGAATTCTGCGGCAAACGAGAAACTGCCCGAAGGCTACATGGCTCCTCCGGAGGGATGGCATTCAAACCTTGCCCACGCCAGAGAGGTTATGAATGCAATAATAACTGAAGAGCCCTACCCGGTTAAAGCTGCCATTACTTTGGCAAATAACCCTCTTCTCGCCCTGCCTGACACAAATAAAGTATTCAAGGCTTTAAAAAAACTGGAGCTTTATGTTGTTGTCGATTACTACATGACCCCCTCTGCGGCCATGGCAGACTATGTATTCCCAGCGGCTTCAACCGTTGAGACATCGGAGCTTTGGCTCACAAACCGTTTCTGCGTTGCATGTCCGAAAGGTGTTGAGCCTTTGTATGAAAGGAGAAACAGCTACGACTTCTATAGAGGGCTCGGCATACGTCTTGGTCAGGAAGAACATTGGCCATGGAAAACCATCGAAGAGGTTTACGACCACTGCCTCGAACCAGTGGGGCTGAACTTCAATAAGCTTGTGGAGCAGTACGGATTCTTCGGCGATATGGAATACCGCAGATATGAAAAATACGGTTTCGGAACCCCCTCAGGAAAGGTTGAGCTGAAATCATCAATATTTGAAAAGCTCGGAGCAGACCCTCTGCCCAGATACAAGGAACCAAAATGGAGCCCTAATCAGGAGATCTCTAAGGAATACCCCCTTGTACTGATAACGGGAAGCCGGTTCATGCCAATGTATCATTCCGAGCAGAGGCAGATAGAAAAGGCCCGGAAACGTATGCCAGAACCTCTGGTTTCTATAAATCCGGAAACTGCTGAAAGGTTAGGCCTTTCTGAGGGTGACTGGGCAGTGATATCAACACCCCTCGGCTCGATACGACAGCGTGTTAAGCTCAGTGATGCGATGAAGCCGGACATGGTGGATGCGCAACATTCATGGTGGTTCCCCGAGCGGAAGGAGGCTCTCCCTGAGCTGTTCGGCGTTTTTGAATCCAATGCGAATATACTATGCCCGGACGATCACGAGTTCTGTAGTCCGGAGATAGGAAGCTGGCCCCACTCTGCGTTGATGTGCAAGATAGAGAAGGAATAG